The following nucleotide sequence is from Apium graveolens cultivar Ventura chromosome 4, ASM990537v1, whole genome shotgun sequence.
atttcatcATTTCTCATCTCAATCTCTCTATTACAAAACCAGGAGGACCTGATCAGTCTTTCATTGTCCATGAATATGATGATAATTGCATGTATTTGCTCAATCTCGATGCGCCTCAACCTAAGGCTCAGCTCGGTTTCCCTTACTCCGAAGGTGATTACTCTTTCGAGCCTCATTATATAGTTGTTGGTTCGTATAATGGTGTTGTTTGTGTTTCCGTTTCTAATTGCCAGAGAGAGACTAAATTAATTGACATACACTGGTATAGTAGGACTTCTTATTATCGTAATAATCCGAATACTTACTTGTGGAATCCTGCTACTAAACAGTCTAAGCTCGTTCCTCCGCATAATATCCGTAATAATCTTAAGTTGCTGGCCATGGGGTTTGGTTTTGATCATGTGAGTGGTGATTTTAAGGTTGTTAGGGTTGTGGCCTCATATGACCAGCCTTTTTCAGCTGAGGTTTATTCTGCCAATGCGGATGTTTGGCGTAAGATAGATCCTAGGCCCACTGATTTTCCGGATTGTGATGAGTTTGACGTTTGTGTGAATGGTTTTTTGTGTTGCGAGGGGTTGTATGGTATGATGGTTTTTGATTTGGACAAGGAGGTGTTTACTTGTGGTATTGATCCGCTACCTTCTAGATCTTTTAATTCTACCTTCATCAACTTCAATGATTCTATTGCCATCATTACCTCTACGGGATACAAATTGAATGCCTACAATTTGTGGACGTTGGATGATGAGGCATGCCTTCGTGGTAGTGGCGTTGAGGCATCCTGGACTCTGAAGCTCAGTATTGGTGTAGATTGTGCAGTTGATTATCCGCCACGTGT
It contains:
- the LOC141720817 gene encoding F-box/LRR-repeat protein At2g43260-like; this translates as MNMMIIACICSISMRLNLRLSSVSLTPKSKLVPPHNIRNNLKLLAMGFGFDHVSGDFKVVRVVASYDQPFSAEVYSANADVWRKIDPRPTDFPDCDEFDVCVNGFLCCEGLYGMMVFDLDKEVFTCGIDPLPSRSFNSTFINFNDSIAIITSTGYKLNAYNLWTLDDEACLRGSGVEASWTLKLSIGVDCAVDYPPRVYGCFNSGDFLICAGSGSYLLKNSHTEKTRNVPLANITGRRLIKYNESLVSITGSNQVHQNAREND